The sequence ATTCGTCGTTGTACCGCTCGTCTGGAGCGTCGTTCCCACCTTTACGCTTGCCCCTGTGGTCGTGAATGTCGCAGTCAGTGCCGTTACGATTGTGCCGGACGGCATGGACACCGATATGGTCTTTGGCGTTGCCGCTTCATCTATAGTTCCTGCAACCCCGTTAATCGAATAAGCGGTAATGGCCTTGGCAGAGGCCGAGGGCACGGTTACGGTTACGTTATATGTCGCCGTTGTGCCGTCGCCGGCGGTTACTGTGTATATCACCGGCGGACTTATGAAGTTATTCGCCGTTGTACCGCTCGTCTGGACCGTCGTTCCCACCTTTACGCTTGCCCCTGTGGTCGTGAATGTCGCAGTCAGGGCCGTTACGATTGTGCCGTATGGCAAGGTCACCGCTATGGTCTTTGGGCTTGTCCCTTCAGTTATAGTTCCTGCAACCCCGTTAATCGAATAAGCGGTAATGGCCTTGGCAGAGCTGGAGCTTGAAGCCCCATTATCATTATTATTATTATCATCATCATTGTGATCGCGTCCGCACCCGGCCCCAAAAGCGACGAGTAGTAATACCAGAAACAATATCTTTGAATATCCTTTGTATGTGTTCATTTTCATTCCCTCCTTAAGGAATTTTAAATCTGTGAAGCTAATTTAGCGGCAAATCAGACAACCTGCCACTTCCTCTAATGGAACCTGTCTACCTCATGCTTTATGGCTGTGTAACCGTAGTCGCATCAAGATTAACCGCGGTCTGCGCCAGCAGCCTGCCGTCGATCGATGCGAGATTTCCAAACGTGATCTTTGTCATACCCAGTATAATTCCCTCAAAGTGCGTGTTCGCTCCAATGGTCACAGCACCGGAGACCTGCCAGAAGATGTTCTTGGCCTGTGCGTCACCGCTTAGGATAACGCTCTTTGCAGCGGCCATGTCGAGAGTTCCCGCCACCTTAAAGATCCAGACATCTGTTGCGCTGCCGCTGAGGGTGAGATTCGTTGGTATGGTAACATTGCTCCCCCATTCGTAGACGCCGGTCACGAGGGTTAAATCAGTAAGCGTTCCGCCACCTACGTTGGTAGTAGCAGCGGATGTAGCTGTCCGTCCGGCGGCGTCGGTGTACGCGGCTTGCATACTGAGTACGGCCACTCCGAGATCAGTAGGAGTAGGCTCCGCATAGTCGGCTGCGTAAAGCCTGAACGGTGCGACCACTTGATCGGATGTCGAATATTTATCCAAGGCGTCAGATGCGGCTGTTTGTGACCATCCAGTTAAGAAACCCCTGGCGGCTGGACTCACTCCAACATTCCCAGTCACTGCGGAGGGTGGAATGGTATCGACGCCTGTTTTTGCCAGAATCGCATAATTGCCGGCCGAGCCAAGAATCACTGGATCTGGACCTGCCGCTGTTGTTGTGCCGGTTGTAAAGGACCATACCTTATCAGACGCCAGCGCATTGCCTGCCAGGTCCTTGACCCCGGTTGTAATCGTGGCTGTATAGGTGGTGCCAGCTGTGAGATTGCTTGCGGGATTAAAGGTCGCCGTTGTGCCAACGTAGGTCGCCGTGCCTGAAACAGGCGTTGTCCCTTGCTGTAAGGTAAATGTTGCTGTGTTAAGCGTTGCAGCGCTCATCACCTCATCGAAGGTGGCGTTGACGTTTCTGTTGCGCGACACACCCGTGGCGCCATCAAGGGGGGTCGTGGAAATTACCGTGGGCGCGATGGTGTCTGTTGTCGTGCCTGTGGTGAAGGCCCATACATAGTTCGTTGCCAGCGCCTTGCCTGCCAAGTCCTTGACCCCGGTTGTAATCGTGGCTGTATAGGTGGTGCTGGATGCGAGATCGCTTGTGGGCGTAAAGGTCGCCGTTGTGCCATCGTAGGTCACCGTGCCTGAAACAGGCGTTGTCCCTTGCTGTAAGGTAAATGTTGCTGTGGTAAGCGTTGCAGCGCTCATCACCTCACTGAAGGTGGCGTTGACGGTGATGTTGATCGCCACACCCGTGGCAAGATCAAGTGGGCTTGTGTAACTAACGGTGGGTGGGGTGGTGTCTGTTGCTGTGCCTGTGGTGAAGATCCATACATAGTTCGTTGCCAGCGCCTTGCCTGCCAGGTCCTTGACCCCGGTTGTAATCGTGGCTGTATATTCGGCGCCGACTGCGAGATTGATTTCGGGCGTAAAGGTCGCCGTTGTGCCAACGCAGGCCACAGTGCCTGAAACAGACGTTGTCCCCTGCTTTAAGGTAAATGTTGTTATGGTGATCGTTGCCGGGTCTATCACCGCACTGAAGGTCGCGTTGACGGTGATGTTGCGCGCCACATCCGTGGCAAGATCAAGCGGGATTGTGGAAATAACGGTGGGCGCGGTGGTATCTGCGCTTACCCCTCCATTGTCATCGCTGCTGCTGCTACACCCGGCCACAAAAACAACGAGCAATAATACCAGAAACAGCATCTTCGCGTATCCTTTGTGCCTGTTCATTTTTGTTCCCTCCTTTAAGATATTATAATCTGTATAGCTCATTTCGCGGCAAACCGGATAACCTGCCGCATTTTCTCATGGCATCTGTCTACCACATGCCTTACGGCTGGGTAACCGTAGTCGCATCAAGATTAACCGCAGTCTGCGCCAGCAGCCTGCCGTTGATCGATGAGAGATTCCCAAACGTGATCGATGTCTGACCCAGTATAATTCCCTCAAAGTGCGTGTTCGCTCCAATGGTCACCGCATCGGCGACCTGCCAGAAGATGTTCTGGGGTCGTGCGCCACCGCTCAGGATAACGTTCTTGGCAGCAGCCATGTCGAGAGTTCCCGATATCTGGAAGATCCAGACATCATTCGCGCCGCCTGAGAGAGTGAGATCCGTTGTTATTGTCACATTGGAACCCCAGGTGTAAACGCCGGGGACAAGGGTTTGACCAGCGACAGTTCCGCCTCCGAGATTCAAGAAGGGACCAACTCCTGCTGTCCGTCCAGCGGCGTCGGTGTACGCAGCTTCCATGTTGAGTACGGCTGTGCCCAAGTCAGCAGAAGTAGTCCCCCCCACATAGTCGGCTGCGTATAACTTGAACGGTGCGACCACTTGAGCGGATGTCGAATAGGTATCCGTGACATCAGCTGTTTCTGACCATCCAGTTAAGCCAACCCTGGCGGCTGGACTCAATCCAACATTTCCAGTCACTACGGAGCTTGGAACGGTATCGACGCCGGTTTTTGCCAGAATCGCATAACCGCCGGCCGCTTTAAGGTCTCCCGCCGTTCCAAGGTTCACTGCCGTTGGACCTGCCGAGGCTGAAGTTCCATTATCATCTCCGCCGCATCCTGTTATAGAAACTGTCAGGAGTAATGCCGCAAACCACATCTTGTTATTAAATATCTTACGCATGTGTCTCACCTCATCCTTTAAATTAGTTGAAAAACTGATAGCCTGTCATTTCCTGTAGAGTGATTGTATAGGAGGTGTAGTACACTAATCGTGCCAGAGGAGAACTGCGGATTCTGCGGGGACAACACATTGATTGTGTAGACTAAGATGAAAAGTGAGATGCAGAGGAAAAGAGAAAACCGTCAAGGGTGGCCGTCGCATTTAACAGAACCGTTGCATGTGACGGCTGTGAAGAGAAAACATAATATAAGCCTTGAGTTGTATACCTTTTCTATTCAAGACTTGGCATAGCCGTGAGAATTTTAAACCGTCTTTCGTCGTTCGGCAAGGGTTACGAGGCTCCCGCCAGGGCGGGATCACGTGAGTCGTCATTCGTCTTAAACACGTTACCGCAAGACGTTTACCGATACGGGCATCGTAACCGTTTGGCGTCACCGTTGACTAAAGAGAGGTTTCCCCCACTCGAAATTACTTGCCGAATTGAATTTCAAAGGTGGCCATGAAAGCATAAACGGAATTCCTGCGGCCGCTCTCATCTTTTGGCCAGGTGACTTCAGGCCCAAGCTCGAAAAAGAGCCAGGGCCGGTAAAAGTTCCGTCGATAGAGCGACCCAACCCGGTAATTATCAATCCGCCAGTCAGGATAACTCACTCCCCAGATGCTGGTATCATAGGAAATTGCGCTCTTGGGCGTCAATTGAGTGAAAAGGCTGATCCCGCTGTTCCAGGTCACGCCGTTCGCGCCTTCGGTGTAGGTCATGTTGTTGCC is a genomic window of Nitrospirota bacterium containing:
- a CDS encoding Ig-like domain-containing protein; this encodes MNRHKGYAKMLFLVLLLVVFVAGCSSSSDDNGGVSADTTAPTVISTIPLDLATDVARNITVNATFSAVIDPATITITTFTLKQGTTSVSGTVACVGTTATFTPEINLAVGAEYTATITTGVKDLAGKALATNYVWIFTTGTATDTTPPTVSYTSPLDLATGVAINITVNATFSEVMSAATLTTATFTLQQGTTPVSGTVTYDGTTATFTPTSDLASSTTYTATITTGVKDLAGKALATNYVWAFTTGTTTDTIAPTVISTTPLDGATGVSRNRNVNATFDEVMSAATLNTATFTLQQGTTPVSGTATYVGTTATFNPASNLTAGTTYTATITTGVKDLAGNALASDKVWSFTTGTTTAAGPDPVILGSAGNYAILAKTGVDTIPPSAVTGNVGVSPAARGFLTGWSQTAASDALDKYSTSDQVVAPFRLYAADYAEPTPTDLGVAVLSMQAAYTDAAGRTATSAATTNVGGGTLTDLTLVTGVYEWGSNVTIPTNLTLSGSATDVWIFKVAGTLDMAAAKSVILSGDAQAKNIFWQVSGAVTIGANTHFEGIILGMTKITFGNLASIDGRLLAQTAVNLDATTVTQP
- a CDS encoding ice-binding family protein is translated as MRKIFNNKMWFAALLLTVSITGCGGDDNGTSASAGPTAVNLGTAGDLKAAGGYAILAKTGVDTVPSSVVTGNVGLSPAARVGLTGWSETADVTDTYSTSAQVVAPFKLYAADYVGGTTSADLGTAVLNMEAAYTDAAGRTAGVGPFLNLGGGTVAGQTLVPGVYTWGSNVTITTDLTLSGGANDVWIFQISGTLDMAAAKNVILSGGARPQNIFWQVADAVTIGANTHFEGIILGQTSITFGNLSSINGRLLAQTAVNLDATTVTQP